A window of Fluoribacter dumoffii NY 23 contains these coding sequences:
- a CDS encoding UbiX family flavin prenyltransferase: MSTKRIIIGITGASGMIYGIRLLELLRPTPIETHLIVSKSAQLTRKYETDLSLTELKALAEVYHSWNDIGASIASGSFQTMGMIIAPCSMKTLAEIAHGTSDNLIGRAADVTLKERRKLVLMPRESPLHLGHLQNMVSLTQQGAIMCPAMPAFYTNPKTVDDIINYSVGRILDLFDIDVGIVQRWQG, encoded by the coding sequence ATGAGCACAAAGCGAATAATTATTGGAATAACTGGCGCATCAGGCATGATTTATGGGATACGCCTTCTAGAGCTTTTACGGCCTACACCTATAGAAACACATTTGATTGTGAGTAAATCGGCACAATTAACCCGCAAATATGAAACTGATCTTTCACTTACTGAACTAAAAGCTCTGGCCGAAGTGTATCATTCCTGGAATGATATAGGCGCGAGTATTGCCAGTGGGTCTTTTCAAACCATGGGAATGATCATTGCCCCTTGTTCGATGAAAACTTTGGCGGAAATTGCCCATGGGACCAGTGACAACCTAATAGGGCGGGCAGCAGATGTGACTTTAAAAGAGCGCAGGAAATTGGTATTGATGCCTCGCGAATCGCCCTTGCACCTGGGGCATTTACAAAACATGGTTTCGCTAACGCAACAAGGCGCGATTATGTGTCCGGCAATGCCTGCATTTTACACTAACCCCAAGACCGTTGATGATATTATTAATTACAGCGTTGGGCGAATACTCGATCTTTTTGATATCGATGTAGGAATCGTACAGCGTTGGCAGGGATAA
- a CDS encoding glycosyltransferase, giving the protein MKILNVNVTIDSLTGGGTAERTNQMSRFLAQQNHECTILTLDSNLSKDKQTELQNIKLITLPYFSKRFLIPKGGLKKIKNAVHEADIIHIMNHWTILNAIVYCYARHLGKPYVVCPAGALPIFGRSRILKRIFNFIIGKKIIKNANAHIAIALNEIDHYKVYGIQESKITLIPNGVILDDFQENKNAATQFKLPEKYILFMGRLNYIKGPDLILKAFARLPAEYQNYHFVFAGPDEGMLAFLQNLIKNSPLAEKVHFIGSVAKADRVRTYQNAMFLVVPSRQEAMSLVVIEAGIFSKPVLITDQCGFNLEEADAGYVVQANVAGLEQGLIKMLSNSTRNNMGSNLNKLILKNYTWDSIGEKIVDLYQRVLQ; this is encoded by the coding sequence ATGAAAATATTAAATGTAAATGTTACCATCGACTCTCTAACAGGAGGAGGTACAGCCGAAAGAACGAATCAAATGAGTCGGTTTTTAGCTCAACAAAACCATGAATGTACGATTCTTACTTTGGACTCCAATTTAAGCAAGGACAAGCAAACTGAGCTGCAAAATATTAAATTAATCACGCTGCCTTATTTTTCAAAACGCTTTTTAATCCCCAAAGGCGGCCTTAAAAAAATCAAAAACGCAGTTCATGAGGCAGATATCATTCATATTATGAATCATTGGACTATCCTCAATGCGATAGTATATTGCTATGCTCGTCATTTAGGTAAACCCTATGTAGTCTGTCCTGCCGGAGCTTTACCCATTTTTGGACGCTCCAGGATTTTGAAACGAATTTTTAATTTTATTATTGGAAAAAAAATAATAAAAAATGCCAATGCGCATATAGCCATCGCTCTAAATGAAATAGACCACTATAAAGTATATGGGATTCAAGAGTCGAAAATTACCTTGATTCCTAACGGCGTCATTCTTGATGATTTCCAAGAAAATAAAAATGCTGCCACTCAATTTAAATTACCAGAAAAATATATTCTGTTTATGGGCAGGCTGAATTATATCAAAGGGCCTGACCTCATTCTTAAAGCATTTGCAAGATTACCTGCGGAATATCAAAATTATCACTTTGTATTTGCGGGCCCGGATGAGGGAATGTTGGCGTTTCTCCAAAATCTTATCAAAAATTCACCCCTTGCTGAAAAGGTCCATTTTATAGGCAGTGTGGCTAAGGCAGACCGGGTGCGTACTTACCAGAATGCAATGTTTTTAGTAGTCCCTTCCCGACAAGAGGCTATGTCGCTAGTGGTCATTGAGGCAGGGATATTTTCTAAACCCGTACTGATCACCGATCAATGTGGATTTAACTTGGAAGAAGCAGATGCAGGGTATGTAGTTCAGGCAAATGTTGCAGGTTTAGAACAGGGATTAATAAAAATGCTTTCTAACTCAACCAGAAACAATATGGGAAGCAATTTAAATAAACTGATACTTAAGAATTACACTTGGGATTCTATAGGTGAAAAAATTGTTGATCTGTATCAAAGAGTCTTGCAATAA
- the fni gene encoding type 2 isopentenyl-diphosphate Delta-isomerase codes for MANNYEQFEQRKQDHIKLALMPENQTAELSTFDSINLIHDALPDLNFAEISIKSSRFGQAVEKPFLISSMTAGHRHAKHINRNLIEACALNGWAMGVGSQRRELTDPKAAFEWQHLRRDFPQVSLYSNLGIAQLITHPLSDIQRLTDALQANALIIHCNPLQECMQPEGTTDYKGCWEALANAVKNLSLPIIVKETGCGFSRETMMRLNDIGIAAIDVGGLGGTHWGRIEGHRATQDPIRQKAAITFRNWGIDTATSVKHAVGLNLAYEIWGSGGVNNGLNAAKLFALGATTVGYARPMLEPALESSEQVSLCMQTIEYELKVTLFCTGSRELGDLRKALEPAASK; via the coding sequence ATGGCAAATAACTACGAACAGTTTGAGCAACGCAAGCAAGATCACATCAAATTGGCCCTAATGCCGGAAAACCAAACTGCGGAGCTCAGTACTTTCGATAGCATCAATTTGATACATGATGCCCTACCGGATTTGAATTTCGCTGAAATAAGCATCAAGAGTTCTCGATTTGGACAAGCAGTAGAAAAGCCATTCCTAATCAGCTCCATGACCGCAGGGCATCGACATGCAAAGCACATTAATCGAAATTTGATTGAGGCTTGTGCATTGAATGGATGGGCAATGGGCGTTGGTTCGCAAAGACGGGAACTGACTGATCCCAAGGCGGCGTTTGAGTGGCAACATTTACGGCGCGACTTTCCTCAGGTCAGCTTGTACAGCAATTTGGGAATCGCACAATTAATCACTCATCCGCTGAGTGATATTCAACGTCTAACCGATGCTTTACAAGCCAATGCATTAATCATCCACTGCAATCCGCTGCAGGAGTGCATGCAACCTGAAGGGACAACAGACTATAAAGGCTGCTGGGAGGCTTTGGCAAATGCAGTTAAAAATCTGTCTTTACCTATTATTGTTAAAGAGACGGGTTGTGGTTTTTCACGTGAAACAATGATGCGCTTAAATGATATTGGCATTGCAGCGATAGATGTGGGAGGGCTTGGAGGAACTCACTGGGGACGAATTGAGGGGCATAGAGCCACCCAGGATCCTATTCGACAAAAAGCAGCAATTACTTTTCGCAACTGGGGGATTGATACCGCAACCTCCGTGAAACATGCTGTCGGATTAAATCTCGCCTACGAGATTTGGGGATCTGGAGGTGTAAATAACGGATTAAATGCCGCCAAGCTCTTTGCTCTGGGAGCAACCACAGTGGGATATGCCAGACCCATGTTAGAACCCGCTTTAGAGTCTTCCGAACAAGTCAGTTTATGCATGCAAACAATAGAATATGAACTTAAGGTAACCCTGTTTTGTACCGGAAGCCGTGAATTGGGAGATTTAAGAAAGGCGTTAGAACCCGCTGCAAGTAAATGA
- a CDS encoding NAD-dependent epimerase/dehydratase family protein, whose translation MLKIGITGANSFIGTHLLEKLSRQNLTIHALSRTQQISNISYDNVSFYTGNLLDGSTLLNFIKGCDVVVNLAYLWEENYTQNLQSIENLAKICAANDIRRFIHCSTTSVYGNVLTDIVDEKTPCNPQTNYARTKLAIENYLLENYSNIFELAILRPTQVFGPRGKNLVKLADDLSQGSAFQNFLKSCLMAKRPMNLVCVDNVVGALDYLIHLNRFDNLIYIISDDEVEENYFHKVEHYLMDKLKIPDYFMPNLPLPLSVYKNFYRMLGKGTINPRTVYLGKNLADSGYIKPVSFKEGLTKFVNWYNSL comes from the coding sequence ATGCTTAAAATAGGAATTACAGGAGCAAACAGTTTCATAGGCACGCATTTGCTCGAAAAGTTATCCCGGCAAAATCTGACAATCCATGCATTGTCCCGAACCCAGCAAATTTCTAATATTTCTTATGATAACGTGAGTTTTTATACGGGAAATTTATTGGATGGGTCAACGCTTTTAAATTTTATAAAGGGATGTGATGTAGTGGTTAACCTGGCCTATTTATGGGAGGAAAACTATACTCAAAATCTGCAATCGATTGAAAATTTGGCCAAAATTTGTGCTGCCAATGACATAAGGCGATTCATTCATTGCAGTACTACTTCTGTTTATGGAAATGTGCTAACAGATATTGTTGATGAGAAAACCCCCTGTAATCCGCAAACAAATTACGCGCGTACAAAACTGGCTATAGAAAATTATTTATTGGAAAATTATTCCAATATTTTTGAATTGGCCATTTTACGGCCTACACAGGTTTTTGGTCCCCGAGGCAAAAACCTGGTGAAATTAGCAGACGATCTATCCCAAGGCTCTGCTTTTCAAAATTTTTTAAAATCATGTTTAATGGCAAAGAGACCTATGAATCTGGTCTGTGTAGACAATGTAGTTGGTGCTCTTGATTATTTAATTCATCTGAACCGTTTTGATAACCTCATTTATATTATTTCTGATGATGAGGTTGAGGAAAATTATTTCCACAAGGTGGAACATTATTTGATGGACAAATTAAAAATTCCTGATTATTTTATGCCTAACCTTCCTCTACCCCTATCCGTATACAAAAATTTTTATCGTATGCTTGGCAAGGGCACTATCAATCCCAGAACAGTTTATTTAGGGAAGAATCTTGCGGATTCAGGTTATATTAAACCCGTGAGTTTTAAAGAGGGTTTAACTAAATTTGTCAATTGGTATAATAGCCTCTAA
- a CDS encoding glycosyltransferase family 4 protein encodes MNILVVSQYFWPETFIINELVKCLTDHGHYIEVVTGKPNYPEGEVFAGYSAAGCITESFETIKVHRIPIYPRGKGAKKLILNYLSYIFSGLFYFPHFLKGKQFDAILVFVPSPITSVIPAMYLKRRLRSHLAVWVQDLWPESVKATGFIQNGMVLKMIGWVVKWIYKASDTLLVQSQAFTGMMEKYTHPDKLVYYPNSFFDPPPNLDKTATVPESLTRELKENRCFVFAGNLGTAQALDTLMQAAEKLQHLPECKIILIGSGSQTDFLKKHIAEKNLKNVLLPGRFPPSLMPEIFSLATGLLVTLKDEEIFSYTIPSKIQAYLAAGRPILAALNGEGARIVLEAGAGLVSPAEDSAALAKNMEQLYHMTPSEREKLGKAGRSYFLEHFEMKKQSQRLIEILSSRITEKRRKPQ; translated from the coding sequence GTGAACATTTTAGTGGTCTCGCAATATTTCTGGCCGGAAACCTTCATAATAAACGAACTCGTAAAGTGCCTTACTGACCATGGACATTATATCGAAGTAGTCACTGGGAAGCCTAATTATCCGGAAGGCGAAGTATTTGCCGGCTATTCGGCTGCGGGCTGCATCACCGAATCTTTTGAGACGATTAAAGTTCATCGAATACCTATTTATCCCCGAGGAAAGGGCGCTAAAAAATTAATATTAAACTACCTTTCCTATATTTTTAGCGGCCTTTTTTATTTTCCTCATTTTCTAAAAGGCAAACAATTTGACGCTATTTTAGTGTTTGTACCGTCCCCCATCACTTCAGTAATTCCTGCTATGTACCTAAAGCGGCGACTCCGCTCACATTTGGCAGTTTGGGTCCAGGACTTGTGGCCGGAAAGTGTAAAGGCTACAGGCTTTATTCAAAATGGCATGGTGCTGAAAATGATAGGCTGGGTAGTAAAATGGATATATAAAGCCTCGGATACGTTGCTGGTACAATCACAAGCCTTCACCGGCATGATGGAAAAATACACCCATCCAGATAAACTCGTTTATTACCCTAACTCCTTTTTCGACCCTCCCCCTAATCTGGACAAGACTGCAACAGTTCCTGAAAGTCTGACCAGGGAATTAAAGGAGAATCGCTGCTTTGTTTTTGCTGGAAATTTAGGAACCGCCCAAGCCCTTGATACCTTAATGCAAGCTGCAGAAAAGTTACAGCATTTACCTGAGTGTAAAATTATTTTAATTGGAAGCGGCAGTCAGACCGATTTTTTGAAAAAACACATCGCAGAAAAAAATCTAAAGAATGTACTTCTGCCTGGGAGATTTCCTCCTTCGCTGATGCCCGAGATTTTCTCTTTGGCCACAGGGTTACTGGTTACCCTTAAAGATGAAGAAATCTTCTCCTATACCATTCCAAGTAAAATCCAAGCCTATCTTGCAGCGGGCCGGCCTATTCTGGCGGCCCTTAATGGGGAAGGGGCACGCATAGTACTTGAAGCAGGGGCAGGACTGGTATCGCCAGCAGAAGATTCTGCAGCACTGGCCAAAAATATGGAACAACTATATCATATGACTCCTTCAGAACGAGAGAAACTAGGTAAGGCAGGCCGGTCTT
- the ribH gene encoding 6,7-dimethyl-8-ribityllumazine synthase translates to MQNTAIAEDTSLVSSFPIAIITSVFNRQVTKALQEGAIAQLLKRGFNESDIHSYEVPGAVEIPLIAKRLAMQKKVHSIITLGAVIRGETSHYDLVCNIVSQGCLQVALEYNIPVLFGVLTTDNEEQAWDRLGGKAGHKGIDVANAAISMQQTLSQL, encoded by the coding sequence ATGCAAAATACAGCGATTGCAGAAGATACATCCCTAGTAAGCTCTTTTCCTATCGCCATTATTACTAGTGTATTTAATCGCCAAGTCACCAAAGCGCTGCAGGAAGGAGCAATTGCTCAACTCTTGAAACGCGGTTTTAATGAAAGTGACATTCATTCATATGAAGTCCCTGGAGCCGTAGAAATTCCACTTATTGCCAAGCGTCTGGCCATGCAAAAAAAAGTACACTCCATTATTACCTTGGGTGCCGTAATTCGCGGCGAAACCAGCCACTATGATTTAGTGTGTAATATAGTAAGTCAAGGCTGCTTACAAGTTGCCCTGGAATATAATATCCCCGTTCTTTTTGGCGTGCTTACCACGGATAATGAGGAGCAGGCATGGGACAGACTAGGCGGAAAAGCCGGCCATAAAGGCATCGATGTCGCCAATGCCGCTATTTCCATGCAACAAACACTCAGTCAACTGTAA